Proteins from one Hydrogenophaga sp. SL48 genomic window:
- the fliG gene encoding flagellar motor switch protein FliG codes for MEDQGIQDAAIFLMSLGEEEAAEVFKHLSPKEVQKLGEAIAKTRAVSHERVEQVIQKFTSVASSQSLLVSDTDNYVRAVLRRALGDDKASLLIDRILQGGDVSGIESLKWMDPLSIAELLRNEHPQIVAAIMVHLESDQTADVLKNFTERTRNEVMLRIATLEGIQPTALKDLNEVLFKVLAGGDKIRKTSMGGVKTAADIINMMGTQIENSVIESIRVFDADLAQKIMDKMFTFEDLLKLDGKSIQMVLKEVPTESLVIALKGATSDLRELILSNMSTRAAENLRDDLESRGPVRLSEVETQQKEILKIVRRLSDEGQIVIGGGDDEGFV; via the coding sequence ATGGAAGACCAGGGAATCCAGGACGCCGCGATCTTTCTCATGTCACTGGGTGAAGAGGAAGCGGCCGAGGTGTTCAAGCACCTGAGCCCCAAGGAAGTGCAGAAGCTGGGCGAGGCCATCGCCAAAACCCGGGCCGTGTCCCACGAACGGGTCGAACAGGTGATCCAGAAATTCACCTCCGTGGCCTCCTCGCAGAGCCTGCTGGTGTCCGACACCGACAACTACGTGCGCGCGGTGCTCAGGCGCGCCCTCGGCGACGACAAGGCCTCGCTGCTGATCGACCGCATCCTGCAGGGCGGCGATGTCTCGGGCATTGAAAGCCTGAAGTGGATGGACCCCCTGTCCATCGCGGAACTGCTGCGCAACGAGCACCCGCAGATCGTCGCGGCGATCATGGTGCACCTCGAATCGGACCAGACCGCCGACGTGTTGAAGAACTTCACCGAACGCACCCGCAACGAGGTGATGCTGCGCATCGCCACGCTCGAAGGCATCCAGCCCACCGCGCTGAAGGACCTCAACGAGGTGCTCTTCAAGGTGCTGGCCGGCGGCGACAAGATCCGCAAGACCTCGATGGGCGGCGTGAAGACCGCGGCCGACATCATCAACATGATGGGCACGCAGATCGAAAATTCCGTGATCGAGTCGATCCGGGTCTTCGACGCCGACCTGGCGCAGAAGATCATGGACAAGATGTTCACCTTCGAGGATCTGCTCAAGCTCGACGGCAAGTCGATCCAGATGGTGCTCAAGGAGGTGCCGACCGAGTCGCTCGTGATTGCCCTCAAGGGCGCGACCTCGGACCTGCGCGAACTGATCCTTTCCAACATGTCCACACGCGCTGCCGAGAACCTGCGCGACGACCTCGAATCGCGCGGGCCGGTGCGGCTGTCCGAAGTGGAAACCCAGCAGAAGGAGATCCTGAAGATCGTCCGGCGCCTGTCGGACGAGGGCCAGATCGTGATCGGAGGAGGCGACGATGAAGGCTTCGTCTAA
- the fliF gene encoding flagellar basal-body MS-ring/collar protein FliF → MSNTVAELDMQPVSRNALSAGLSGMEKAQKIKLGLGAFGLLVIAIALFFMGQQPDWKVLYANLNDKDGGAIIAQLTTMNVPYKYTEGGGAIMVPSDKVHDTRLRLASQGLPKGSVNGFELMEANRFGMTQFQERLTFQRGLEGELTRSIQSLSSVQAARIHLALPNQNGFFREQQKPSASVLLTLHPGRTLDKAQVAGIVHLVASSVPEMNPKAVSIVDDAGNLLSATPEGQAQGADTQKLQYVQQMEQLYTRRILDMIEPLVGVGNVKAQVSADVDFSLVESTSEQHKPNQGAEPGTVRSQQLIEDGSPAVAQPAGVPGATTNQPPATGTAPINGAAAPLGVAGNGDKSGTTRKESVINYEIDKTVKVVREASGTVRRLTAAVVVNHRSITDKTGKAITSAIPPEQLEQMTALVRETIGFNKERGDSVNVVNAVFNIAKPVEEVPQAWWKNPDNMELARSMAWPVGMLGMALLVLMGLVRPGLKMMRAPALPKPESNAKPPQLNAVLNEAPERPGLPMPAENQRLADAKRLALENPMAVANIVKSWVNGEAPA, encoded by the coding sequence ATGAGCAACACCGTCGCCGAACTGGACATGCAGCCCGTGAGCCGCAACGCCCTGAGCGCCGGCCTGTCGGGCATGGAGAAAGCCCAGAAGATCAAGCTCGGCCTGGGTGCCTTCGGCCTGCTGGTGATCGCGATCGCGCTGTTTTTCATGGGGCAGCAGCCCGACTGGAAGGTGCTCTACGCCAACCTGAACGACAAGGACGGCGGCGCCATCATCGCGCAGCTCACCACGATGAACGTGCCCTACAAGTACACAGAGGGTGGCGGCGCGATCATGGTGCCCAGCGACAAGGTGCACGACACGCGCCTGCGCCTGGCCTCCCAGGGCCTGCCCAAGGGCTCGGTCAACGGCTTCGAGCTGATGGAAGCCAACCGCTTCGGCATGACCCAGTTCCAGGAGCGCCTGACCTTCCAGCGCGGCCTCGAAGGCGAACTGACCCGCTCGATCCAGTCGCTCTCGTCGGTGCAGGCCGCGCGCATCCACCTCGCGCTGCCCAACCAGAACGGCTTCTTCCGCGAACAGCAGAAACCCAGCGCCTCGGTGCTGCTCACGCTGCACCCCGGCCGCACCCTGGACAAGGCGCAGGTCGCCGGCATCGTGCACCTGGTGGCGTCCAGCGTGCCCGAGATGAACCCCAAGGCCGTGAGCATCGTGGACGACGCCGGCAACCTGCTGTCGGCCACGCCCGAGGGCCAGGCCCAGGGCGCCGACACGCAGAAGCTGCAGTACGTGCAGCAGATGGAGCAGCTCTACACCCGCCGCATCCTCGACATGATCGAGCCGCTCGTGGGCGTGGGCAACGTGAAGGCCCAGGTCAGCGCCGACGTCGACTTTTCGCTGGTGGAGTCCACCTCCGAGCAGCACAAACCCAACCAGGGCGCCGAGCCCGGCACGGTGCGCAGCCAGCAGCTGATCGAAGACGGCTCACCCGCCGTCGCGCAGCCCGCGGGCGTGCCCGGCGCCACCACCAACCAGCCGCCCGCCACCGGCACCGCGCCCATCAACGGCGCCGCCGCCCCGCTGGGCGTGGCCGGCAACGGCGACAAGAGCGGCACGACGCGCAAGGAATCGGTCATCAACTACGAGATCGACAAGACGGTCAAGGTGGTGCGCGAGGCCAGCGGCACGGTGCGACGCCTGACCGCCGCCGTGGTGGTGAACCACCGCAGCATCACCGACAAGACGGGCAAGGCCATCACCAGCGCGATCCCGCCCGAGCAGCTGGAGCAGATGACCGCCCTGGTGCGCGAGACCATCGGCTTCAACAAGGAACGGGGTGACTCGGTCAACGTGGTCAACGCGGTGTTCAACATCGCCAAGCCGGTCGAAGAGGTGCCACAGGCCTGGTGGAAGAACCCGGACAACATGGAGCTGGCGCGCAGCATGGCCTGGCCGGTCGGCATGCTGGGCATGGCGCTGCTGGTGCTGATGGGTCTGGTGCGCCCGGGCCTGAAGATGATGCGGGCACCGGCGCTGCCGAAACCCGAGAGCAACGCCAAACCGCCCCAGCTCAATGCCGTGCTCAACGAGGCACCCGAGCGCCCGGGCCTGCCGATGCCTGCCGAGAACCAGCGCCTGGCCGACGCGAAACGCCTGGCCCTGGAAAACCCGATGGCCGTGGCCAACATCGTCAAGAGCTGGGTCAACGGGGAAGCCCCGGCATGA
- the fliE gene encoding flagellar hook-basal body complex protein FliE, with translation MDLRINALPSQALTGVGQTAMKRPASGAVGGVGGGFADNFKSALDSVSKAQNDASRLQNEVQKGNPNVSLEETMLAMQKSQIGFQATLHVRNRMVQAYTDIMNMSV, from the coding sequence ATGGACCTGCGAATCAATGCCCTGCCCAGCCAGGCCCTGACCGGCGTGGGCCAGACCGCGATGAAACGACCCGCCTCGGGCGCGGTGGGGGGCGTGGGCGGTGGTTTTGCCGACAACTTCAAGAGCGCGCTGGACTCGGTCAGCAAGGCCCAGAACGACGCCTCGCGCCTTCAGAACGAGGTCCAGAAAGGCAATCCCAACGTCAGCCTGGAAGAAACCATGCTCGCGATGCAGAAGTCGCAGATCGGTTTCCAGGCCACCTTGCATGTGCGCAACCGCATGGTTCAGGCTTACACGGACATCATGAACATGTCTGTTTGA
- a CDS encoding flagellar protein FliT, which translates to MEHSLLDYYKAIENASQKMLEAAQTENWDQIVHLEGTCAVLIAQLRHKSRSVALAPDERKEKTRIMHRILRADAEIRVLAEPWLSDLEQLMDAKSVH; encoded by the coding sequence ATGGAGCACAGTTTGCTGGACTACTACAAAGCCATCGAGAACGCGAGCCAGAAAATGCTGGAAGCGGCCCAGACCGAAAACTGGGACCAGATCGTCCACCTCGAAGGCACCTGTGCCGTGCTCATCGCCCAGCTGCGCCACAAGTCGCGCAGCGTGGCGCTGGCCCCCGACGAGCGCAAGGAAAAGACCCGCATCATGCACCGCATCCTGCGCGCCGACGCCGAGATCCGCGTGCTCGCAGAACCCTGGCTCAGCGATCTAGAGCAATTGATGGACGCCAAGTCAGTCCATTGA
- the fliS gene encoding flagellar export chaperone FliS: MFTSVHSRAASAYKRVAVETSVQSADPHTLVGLLYDALLQSIAEARGAMSRGDTVAKGASLGKAVRILEEGLKAGLNLREGGDIAANLRQLYSYSTLRLTQANLRNDEKALEEVARLIEPVADSWKQIKGQRPAHLQPVLGQGA; encoded by the coding sequence ATGTTCACCTCGGTCCACTCCCGCGCCGCCTCCGCCTACAAACGCGTTGCCGTCGAAACCAGCGTGCAAAGCGCCGACCCCCACACCCTGGTGGGTTTGCTCTACGACGCGCTGCTGCAGTCGATCGCCGAAGCCCGCGGCGCCATGAGCCGCGGCGACACGGTGGCCAAGGGCGCGTCCCTCGGCAAGGCCGTGCGCATCCTGGAAGAAGGTCTCAAGGCGGGTCTGAACCTGCGTGAAGGCGGGGACATCGCCGCCAACCTGCGCCAGCTCTACAGCTACAGCACGCTGCGCCTGACGCAGGCCAACCTGCGCAACGACGAAAAAGCACTGGAAGAGGTGGCGCGGCTGATCGAGCCCGTGGCCGACTCCTGGAAGCAGATCAAGGGCCAGCGGCCCGCCCACCTTCAGCCCGTCCTGGGCCAGGGAGCCTGA
- the fliD gene encoding flagellar filament capping protein FliD, with amino-acid sequence MASISSPGIASGLDIQSIVSQLVALEKAPLTQLKSQATSFQTRLSTMGTIKSQVAALGDATAKLSKNTGWDAVKATSSNPLAIGVTVKAGAPATSITMEVQNLAKAQSTSSAAVPAGTAMGTGSMTIELGQWSGSSFAAGSGTPVTIDIDAGDDTLAKIAAKINESGAGVSATVLKDASGERLLMRSKETGEENAFRITVADDDGQDTDAGGLSRLAFSVGNANGMSRSQNAENALATINNVSISSASNTLSDTLPGMTLQLSQETTGPVEIDVSNDTAAISANVKAFVDAYNTLNTTLATATRYDEATKTAGPLQGDSTTVGLQNALRGMMRSVSSSTPYSRLSDVGIELKSGGKLEIDATKMGAALDNLDDLKALFTTTGSDPTAVGFGWKIKTFAEGLIDSDGTVTNKTDALQASIKRNTLDQERVNDKAARSEKRLLAQYNAMDASVGKLNSLSAFVSQQISMWNKG; translated from the coding sequence ATGGCCAGCATCTCTTCACCAGGCATCGCCAGCGGCCTGGACATCCAGAGCATCGTCTCGCAGCTCGTCGCGCTGGAGAAGGCGCCCCTGACCCAGCTCAAGTCGCAGGCCACGTCCTTCCAGACCAGGCTCTCGACCATGGGCACCATCAAGTCGCAGGTGGCGGCGCTGGGCGATGCGACGGCCAAGCTGTCCAAGAACACCGGCTGGGACGCCGTCAAGGCCACCTCGTCCAACCCCTTGGCCATCGGCGTGACGGTCAAGGCCGGCGCGCCCGCCACCTCGATCACCATGGAGGTGCAGAACCTGGCCAAAGCCCAGTCCACCTCCTCCGCCGCCGTGCCCGCCGGCACCGCCATGGGCACGGGCAGCATGACCATCGAACTCGGCCAATGGAGCGGCAGCAGCTTTGCGGCCGGCAGCGGCACGCCGGTCACGATCGACATCGACGCGGGCGATGACACGCTGGCCAAGATCGCGGCCAAGATCAACGAGTCCGGCGCCGGCGTGAGCGCCACGGTGCTCAAGGACGCCTCGGGTGAACGCCTGCTGATGCGCTCGAAAGAGACCGGCGAAGAAAATGCCTTTCGCATCACGGTCGCCGACGACGACGGCCAGGACACGGACGCTGGCGGTCTCTCGCGCCTGGCCTTCAGCGTGGGCAACGCCAACGGCATGTCGCGTTCGCAAAACGCCGAGAACGCCCTGGCCACGATCAACAACGTGAGCATCAGCTCGGCCAGCAACACGCTCAGCGACACGCTGCCGGGCATGACGCTGCAGCTCAGCCAGGAAACCACGGGACCGGTGGAGATCGACGTCAGCAACGACACCGCGGCCATCAGCGCCAACGTCAAGGCCTTCGTCGACGCGTACAACACGCTCAACACCACGCTGGCCACGGCCACCCGCTACGACGAGGCCACCAAGACCGCCGGCCCGCTGCAAGGCGACTCCACCACGGTGGGCCTGCAGAACGCCCTGCGCGGCATGATGCGATCCGTTTCCAGCAGCACGCCCTACAGCCGCCTGTCCGACGTCGGCATCGAGCTGAAATCCGGTGGCAAGCTGGAGATCGACGCGACGAAGATGGGCGCGGCACTGGACAACCTCGACGACCTCAAGGCCCTGTTCACCACCACCGGCAGCGACCCCACGGCGGTCGGCTTCGGATGGAAGATCAAGACCTTTGCGGAAGGCCTGATCGACTCCGATGGCACGGTGACCAACAAGACCGACGCCCTCCAGGCCTCGATCAAACGCAACACCCTGGATCAGGAGCGCGTCAACGACAAAGCCGCGCGCTCCGAGAAGCGCCTGCTGGCCCAATACAACGCCATGGACGCCTCCGTGGGCAAGCTCAACAGCCTGAGCGCCTTCGTCAGCCAGCAGATTTCGATGTGGAACAAAGGCTGA
- a CDS encoding flagellin N-terminal helical domain-containing protein: MSTINTNVQSLNAQRNLAQSAGSLSTSMQRLSSGLRVNTAKDDAAGLAIAERMNAQVKGMNVAIRNANDGISLAQTAEGALGKVGDSLQRMRELAVQSANGSNSDADRANLDEEYQELALEVTRVLEGTKFNGTNLLNASAGLSFQVGADNVTTDQIAINTTNLTAGSGITAVVAGGVGTRTNALAAMDDLDAAIDEVTTARASFGAKQNRFDSVISNLQVSSENLAASRGRIMDADFAVETSNLSRGQILQQAGTAMIAQANQLPQGVLSLLR, translated from the coding sequence ATGAGCACCATCAACACCAACGTGCAGTCTCTGAATGCACAACGCAATTTGGCCCAGTCGGCCGGTTCCCTGTCCACCTCCATGCAGCGCCTGTCTTCGGGTCTGCGTGTGAACACCGCCAAGGACGACGCCGCCGGTCTGGCCATTGCCGAGCGCATGAACGCGCAGGTCAAGGGCATGAACGTGGCGATCCGCAACGCCAACGACGGCATCTCCCTGGCGCAGACCGCTGAAGGTGCACTGGGCAAGGTGGGTGACTCGCTGCAGCGCATGCGTGAACTCGCCGTGCAGTCGGCCAACGGTTCCAACTCCGATGCCGACCGCGCCAACCTCGACGAGGAATACCAGGAACTGGCACTGGAAGTGACCCGCGTGCTGGAAGGCACCAAGTTCAACGGCACCAACCTGCTGAACGCCTCCGCCGGTCTGTCCTTCCAGGTCGGCGCCGACAACGTGACCACCGACCAGATCGCGATCAACACGACCAACCTGACCGCCGGTTCGGGCATCACGGCCGTCGTGGCCGGTGGCGTGGGCACCCGCACCAACGCGCTGGCCGCCATGGACGACCTGGACGCCGCCATCGACGAAGTGACGACCGCCCGTGCGTCCTTCGGTGCCAAGCAGAACCGCTTCGACTCGGTGATCTCCAACCTGCAGGTGTCGTCCGAGAACCTCGCGGCTTCCCGCGGCCGGATCATGGACGCGGACTTCGCGGTGGAAACCTCGAACCTGTCGCGTGGCCAGATCCTGCAACAGGCCGGCACGGCGATGATCGCCCAGGCCAACCAGCTGCCCCAGGGCGTGCTGTCCCTGCTGCGTTGA
- the flhD gene encoding flagellar transcriptional regulator FlhD — MDSEQLLAEIREANLTYLMLAQNLIRRDRAEALYRLGLTEEAADLLGMLSTAQLLKIASSNMLLCRFRVDDDLVWNLLTSHNVKKVDNTTTTQLHASILMAGKFAESMSTAH, encoded by the coding sequence ATGGACAGCGAACAACTTTTGGCCGAAATCCGCGAAGCCAATCTGACCTACCTGATGCTGGCCCAGAACCTGATCCGTCGGGACCGCGCCGAAGCCCTGTACCGCCTGGGTCTCACCGAAGAAGCGGCCGACCTGCTGGGCATGTTGTCCACGGCCCAGCTGCTGAAGATCGCGTCGAGCAACATGTTGCTGTGCCGCTTCCGCGTGGACGACGACCTGGTGTGGAACCTGCTGACCAGCCACAACGTGAAGAAGGTGGACAACACCACCACCACGCAGCTGCACGCGTCCATCCTGATGGCCGGGAAGTTTGCGGAATCCATGAGCACGGCTCACTGA
- the flhC gene encoding flagellar transcriptional regulator FlhC: MATQKSILNESRDIERAVALIQLGARLQVLEYETSLSYERLLRLYKEVAGKSPSKGQLPFSTDWFLTWQPNIHASLFLNIHEYLSKTSDLEEIDTVIKAFRLYTEQMQASVIEPLLSVTRAWRLVKFVDTGMLTLTKCSCCGGNFVTEPYENAKNFVCGLCEPPARAGKGSASGGLRLH, encoded by the coding sequence ATGGCCACGCAGAAAAGCATCTTGAACGAATCGCGTGACATCGAGCGCGCGGTGGCTTTGATCCAGCTGGGTGCGCGCCTGCAGGTGCTGGAGTACGAAACCAGCCTGTCGTACGAGCGCCTGCTGCGCCTGTACAAGGAAGTGGCGGGCAAGAGCCCGTCCAAAGGCCAGTTGCCTTTCTCCACCGACTGGTTCCTGACCTGGCAGCCGAACATCCATGCCTCGCTGTTCCTGAACATCCACGAGTACCTGTCCAAGACCAGCGACCTCGAAGAGATCGACACGGTGATCAAGGCCTTCCGCCTCTACACCGAGCAGATGCAGGCCAGCGTGATCGAGCCCCTGCTGTCGGTGACGCGTGCCTGGCGCCTGGTGAAGTTCGTGGACACCGGCATGCTCACGCTGACCAAGTGCTCCTGCTGCGGCGGCAACTTCGTGACCGAGCCCTACGAGAACGCCAAGAACTTCGTCTGCGGCCTGTGCGAGCCACCGGCACGCGCCGGCAAGGGCAGTGCCAGCGGCGGCTTGAGGTTGCACTGA
- the motA gene encoding flagellar motor stator protein MotA, whose protein sequence is MFVIVGFLVSMACIFGVYIVHGGNIGVILKALPFELITILGAAMGAFVMNNQMKVVKASFAGLAGCFKGSKYTKARYMELLALQFDILQKARKEGLMAIEQDVENPDQSPLFKKYPTVGSDHHVTEFITDYLRMMVSGNLNAHEIESLMDAEIETHHQEAHAPVAAIARLAGGLPAFGIVAAVLGVVNTMGSVGQPPAVLGGMIGSALVGTFLGILLAYGVVEPMGGLMEQKMEESGKEFLCIKTTLLASMQGYAPSTAIEFGRKVLFSDVRPSFIELEDHVKGKK, encoded by the coding sequence ATGTTTGTCATTGTGGGTTTCCTGGTGTCGATGGCCTGCATCTTCGGCGTCTACATCGTGCACGGCGGCAACATCGGCGTGATCCTCAAGGCCTTGCCGTTCGAGCTGATCACCATCCTGGGCGCCGCGATGGGCGCGTTCGTGATGAACAACCAGATGAAGGTGGTCAAGGCGTCGTTCGCGGGCCTGGCCGGCTGCTTCAAGGGCAGCAAGTACACCAAGGCGCGTTACATGGAGCTGCTGGCCCTGCAGTTCGACATCCTGCAGAAAGCCCGCAAGGAAGGCCTGATGGCCATCGAGCAGGACGTGGAAAACCCCGACCAGTCGCCGCTGTTCAAGAAGTACCCGACCGTGGGCAGCGATCACCACGTGACCGAGTTCATCACCGACTACCTGCGCATGATGGTCTCGGGCAACCTCAACGCGCACGAGATCGAGTCGCTCATGGACGCCGAGATCGAGACCCATCATCAGGAGGCGCACGCCCCCGTGGCCGCGATCGCCCGTCTCGCGGGCGGTCTGCCCGCTTTCGGCATCGTGGCCGCCGTGCTCGGCGTGGTGAACACCATGGGCTCGGTGGGCCAGCCGCCGGCGGTGCTCGGCGGCATGATCGGCTCGGCCCTGGTCGGCACCTTCCTCGGCATCCTGCTGGCCTATGGCGTGGTCGAACCCATGGGCGGCCTGATGGAACAGAAGATGGAAGAGAGTGGCAAGGAGTTCCTGTGCATCAAGACCACGCTGCTGGCCTCGATGCAAGGCTACGCACCCAGCACCGCCATCGAGTTCGGCCGCAAGGTGCTGTTCTCCGACGTGCGACCCAGTTTCATTGAACTGGAAGACCACGTGAAAGGCAAAAAGTGA
- the motB gene encoding flagellar motor protein MotB, which yields MADGKKLQPIIIKRIKKGGHVAHGGAWKIAYADFVTAMMAFFLLMWLLGSTAKGDLEGIASYFNAPFKVAMMGGEGSGNSDSILTGGGRDLSKAVGQVDGGDAARAEKLIGTQMARAELARQDTARIAALQKKITDLIASNPALQEFGSQIRMEQTGDGLQIQIVDDQNRPMFDVGSALVKPYMRDILRELGAAIGTVENRITLSGHTDATPYGSGDRGYSNWELSSDRANASRRELVLGGLPDEKLARVEGLASSRLLDPQAPAAAQNRRISILVMTREAEQRMEPKGDGSSVPRPPDAAGPTPETPLPTPSPTPAGPTPLPAGTPAAAVELPTVRIRPLGLPDLQKLAEVPKPREEVGVPPPR from the coding sequence GTGGCTGACGGAAAGAAACTCCAGCCCATCATCATCAAGCGCATCAAGAAGGGCGGCCACGTGGCGCACGGGGGGGCCTGGAAGATCGCCTACGCCGACTTCGTGACGGCCATGATGGCTTTCTTCCTGCTGATGTGGTTGCTCGGTTCCACCGCCAAGGGGGATCTCGAAGGCATCGCGAGTTACTTCAATGCGCCGTTCAAGGTGGCGATGATGGGTGGCGAAGGCTCGGGCAACAGCGACAGCATCCTGACCGGCGGCGGGCGCGACCTCAGCAAGGCGGTGGGTCAGGTGGACGGCGGTGACGCCGCGCGCGCCGAAAAGCTCATCGGCACGCAGATGGCCCGGGCCGAACTGGCCCGCCAGGACACGGCGCGCATCGCCGCCCTGCAGAAAAAAATCACCGACCTGATCGCCAGCAACCCCGCGCTGCAGGAGTTCGGCTCGCAGATCCGCATGGAGCAGACCGGCGACGGTCTGCAGATCCAGATCGTCGATGACCAGAACCGGCCCATGTTCGATGTGGGCAGCGCGCTGGTGAAACCCTACATGCGCGACATCCTGCGCGAGCTCGGTGCGGCCATCGGCACGGTGGAGAACCGCATCACGCTGTCGGGCCACACCGACGCCACGCCCTATGGCAGCGGCGACCGGGGCTACAGCAACTGGGAACTGTCGTCCGACCGGGCCAACGCGTCGCGGCGCGAGCTCGTGCTGGGTGGCCTGCCCGACGAGAAGCTCGCGCGGGTCGAGGGCCTGGCGTCGAGCCGCCTGCTCGACCCCCAGGCACCCGCCGCTGCACAGAACCGGCGCATCAGCATCCTGGTGATGACGCGCGAGGCCGAGCAGCGCATGGAGCCCAAAGGCGACGGATCGTCCGTGCCCCGTCCCCCGGACGCCGCCGGCCCCACCCCCGAGACGCCGCTGCCCACGCCCAGCCCCACGCCGGCCGGGCCGACCCCGCTGCCGGCGGGAACCCCGGCCGCTGCGGTCGAGCTCCCGACCGTCCGCATCCGGCCGCTGGGCCTGCCCGACCTTCAGAAACTCGCCGAAGTGCCGAAACCCCGTGAAGAGGTCGGTGTTCCCCCACCCCGTTGA
- the cheY gene encoding chemotaxis response regulator CheY, whose translation MSTPMKFLIVDDFSTMRRIVRNLLKEIGHADADEAEDGVAALNKLKNGTFNFVVSDINMPNMNGFQLLAEIKKDEALKHLPVLMVTAEARKEDIVMAAQNGAAGYIVKPFTKATLEEKLANIFKKLGL comes from the coding sequence ATGTCCACCCCGATGAAATTCCTGATCGTTGACGACTTCTCCACCATGCGCCGCATCGTGCGCAACCTGCTCAAGGAAATCGGCCACGCCGATGCCGACGAGGCCGAAGACGGCGTGGCCGCGCTGAACAAGCTGAAGAACGGCACCTTCAACTTCGTGGTCAGCGACATCAACATGCCCAACATGAACGGGTTCCAGTTGCTGGCCGAGATCAAGAAGGACGAGGCGCTCAAGCACCTGCCGGTGCTGATGGTCACGGCCGAGGCCCGCAAGGAAGACATCGTGATGGCGGCGCAGAACGGTGCGGCCGGCTACATCGTCAAGCCTTTCACCAAGGCCACGCTGGAAGAGAAGCTCGCCAACATCTTCAAGAAACTGGGCCTTTGA
- a CDS encoding protein phosphatase CheZ — protein MTPSAPNSPGHPEMFQQLGTITRQLHDALKELGYTDKLKGSVDQLPDAQSRLSYIARLTGEAAEKVLNHVELAKSEQSLIAERGRQLAATIGGVPGLARAMPELLQWSRDVIEQSERSDARLTDIMMAQDFHDLTGQVIARVVQLAGTIEEQLLGLLLQSAPTGQPGQDRAYVGTALEGPVVAPEGRADVVSDQAGVDDLLASLGF, from the coding sequence ATGACACCGAGCGCACCCAACAGCCCAGGCCATCCCGAAATGTTCCAGCAACTGGGCACCATCACGCGCCAGTTGCACGACGCCCTCAAGGAGCTGGGCTACACCGACAAGCTCAAGGGCTCGGTGGACCAGCTGCCTGACGCACAGAGCCGCCTCTCGTACATCGCGCGCCTGACGGGCGAGGCCGCCGAGAAGGTGCTCAACCACGTCGAGCTCGCCAAGAGCGAGCAGTCGCTCATCGCCGAACGTGGGCGCCAGCTGGCCGCCACCATCGGCGGGGTGCCCGGCCTGGCCAGGGCCATGCCCGAGCTGCTGCAATGGTCACGCGACGTGATCGAGCAGAGCGAACGGAGCGACGCCCGGCTGACCGACATCATGATGGCGCAGGACTTCCACGACCTCACCGGCCAGGTGATCGCGCGCGTGGTGCAGCTCGCCGGCACCATCGAAGAACAGCTGCTCGGTTTGCTGCTGCAGTCCGCTCCGACCGGCCAGCCCGGCCAGGACCGCGCCTACGTGGGGACGGCGCTGGAAGGTCCGGTGGTGGCGCCCGAGGGCCGCGCCGACGTGGTGAGCGACCAGGCGGGGGTGGATGATTTGCTGGCGAGCCTGGGCTTCTAG